One genomic window of Glycine max cultivar Williams 82 chromosome 16, Glycine_max_v4.0, whole genome shotgun sequence includes the following:
- the LOC102659391 gene encoding uncharacterized protein, which produces MAGWNDCAIADALQALAQALGNQNKGEAVGAAEYQGLNHFQQNNPPGFNGGYNPDSAQNWIREIEKIFQWENTRQCLEVEGQVVTWEVFKRVFLEKYFLEDVRNKKEMEFLELKQGNMTVAKYVAKFEELVRYFPHYQGRDGESSKCVKFLNDLQLEVKQVVNY; this is translated from the exons ATGGCTGGATGGAATGATTGTGCGATAGCTGATGCTCTCCAAGCCTTGGCTCAGGCTTTGGGGAATCAGAATAAGGGAGAAGCTGTTGGAGCTGCTGAGTACCAAGGGTTGAACCACTTCCAACAAAACAATCCCCCTGGTTTCAATGGAGGATACAACCCTGATAGTGCTCAGAATTGGATAAGGGAGATCGAGAAAATCTTCCAA TGGGAGAATACTCGTCAATGCTTAGAGGTTGAAGGTCAAGTTGTGACCTGGGAAGTCTTCAAGAGGGTATTTCTGGAGAAATACTTTCTTGAGGATGTTAGGAACAAGAAGGAGATGGAGTTCTTGGAGCTCAAGCAGGGAAACATGACTGTGGCTAAATATGTAGCCAAGTTTGAAGAGTTGGTGAGGTACTTTCCCCATTATCAAGGAAGAGATGGCGAAAGTTCAAAATGTGTGAAGTTTCtgaacgacttgcaacttgaaGTGAAGCAAGTCGTGAATTACTAA